In the Flavobacterium pallidum genome, one interval contains:
- a CDS encoding TonB-dependent receptor plug domain-containing protein — protein MNRILFACLFLLSNAVFSQSKAFECELMPLAKAIIKIEKEFDVKYSYADSLIADKRFLLLKKQYSIEGINLEIEIQAKLQAKKISDRYYALVSIDENNRLIPLNEVVIGSFLINGVSKYNQRFVLLPQKSEVLAGVTDSDVLLSLQQLPGVKSPNETVTGMYVRGGTQDQNLMLLDGIRLYHPGHLFGMISGINPNIVKSVSFYNKATPANYGERASSVIDIETSGKLEQQATINAGVNALNADCFMQVPIIKNKLDVQVSGRKSFTELWRSTTFNQLANKVFQNTDFKSFNDSNTFQFYDYLAKIIFKPSDKSTITITGLSINNDLNYKYKITADSTSSQQMSILDDGYSVNWHHQFSDRFSQKFSAYYSVYDFRYSKKKENDTTQDYEVFKKLNRIVNSGAEISFHSLINQKMQLDYGYQVSGNDVSHLFNTYNQDVGIDLNQRKLFNVLHAVYLSHDYALQRWRFQTGLRYNYFSKTEMHTFEPRLFIQNKITEALVLQFSYERKNQFMSQARENSINDLSLENYVWVLSDNEKYPIQKANQFSAGFIYKENNWLLDVDGYYKTINGITGLNFGFFNQNDQATSKGQGFTKGAEVFVQKKAKDWRTSVTYSFQDSQNKFEGLHAGRYFTANSNIAHAVNVNLNKKWKQFSAALGWFWHTGKPYSYINERGMIESFNENNLPVYHRMDVSCEYTFSSGKIKFRTGFSIYNLYNRKSIISREYERQFVSVGDLANERYKRNDYYSLGITPNVFFRIVI, from the coding sequence ATGAATAGGATTTTATTTGCGTGTCTTTTCCTTCTTTCGAATGCCGTTTTTTCCCAATCAAAAGCATTTGAATGTGAGCTGATGCCATTGGCAAAAGCCATCATTAAGATCGAAAAGGAATTTGATGTCAAATATTCCTACGCCGACAGTTTAATAGCCGATAAACGGTTTTTATTACTGAAAAAACAGTACAGCATTGAGGGTATTAACCTTGAAATTGAAATCCAGGCAAAACTTCAGGCGAAGAAAATCAGCGACAGGTATTATGCGCTGGTTTCAATTGATGAAAACAATAGGCTGATTCCGTTGAATGAAGTGGTTATCGGGTCATTTTTGATCAATGGCGTGAGTAAATACAACCAGCGTTTTGTATTGTTGCCACAAAAGTCTGAAGTCCTTGCAGGCGTCACAGATTCCGATGTTTTGTTGTCATTACAGCAATTGCCAGGCGTAAAAAGCCCCAATGAAACCGTTACCGGTATGTATGTACGCGGCGGCACCCAGGACCAGAACCTTATGCTGCTTGATGGCATCAGGCTTTACCATCCGGGGCATTTGTTTGGGATGATTTCGGGCATTAATCCGAATATCGTAAAAAGTGTGAGCTTTTACAACAAGGCCACCCCCGCGAACTATGGCGAACGGGCATCGAGTGTCATCGATATCGAAACGTCGGGCAAACTGGAGCAGCAAGCCACAATAAATGCAGGCGTGAATGCGCTCAATGCAGATTGTTTTATGCAGGTTCCAATTATAAAAAACAAACTGGATGTACAGGTTTCCGGCAGGAAATCCTTTACGGAATTGTGGCGCAGCACGACTTTCAACCAATTGGCCAATAAGGTGTTCCAAAACACGGATTTCAAATCTTTCAACGACAGTAATACATTCCAGTTTTATGATTATTTGGCGAAAATTATTTTTAAGCCCTCGGATAAATCCACGATTACAATTACGGGCTTGTCCATCAACAACGACCTGAATTACAAATATAAAATCACCGCCGACAGTACCTCCAGCCAGCAGATGAGCATTTTGGATGATGGTTACAGCGTCAATTGGCACCATCAGTTTTCAGACCGGTTTTCTCAGAAGTTTTCAGCTTATTATTCGGTGTATGATTTCCGGTACTCGAAAAAGAAGGAAAATGACACCACTCAGGATTACGAAGTGTTTAAAAAATTGAACAGGATTGTAAATTCGGGCGCTGAAATCAGCTTCCATTCACTCATAAACCAAAAAATGCAGCTCGATTACGGCTACCAGGTTTCAGGAAATGACGTGTCACATTTGTTTAATACTTACAATCAGGATGTCGGTATTGATCTGAACCAACGGAAGCTTTTCAATGTATTGCATGCCGTGTATCTCAGCCATGATTATGCATTGCAGCGTTGGCGTTTCCAGACTGGTTTACGGTATAATTATTTCAGTAAAACTGAAATGCATACTTTCGAGCCGCGGCTTTTCATCCAAAATAAGATTACTGAGGCCCTGGTGTTGCAGTTTTCCTATGAAAGGAAAAACCAGTTTATGAGCCAGGCACGCGAGAACAGCATCAATGACCTGAGTCTCGAGAATTATGTCTGGGTTTTGTCGGATAATGAAAAATACCCAATCCAGAAAGCGAACCAGTTTTCGGCGGGATTTATTTATAAGGAAAATAATTGGCTGCTCGATGTTGATGGTTATTATAAAACCATCAATGGCATCACCGGGCTCAACTTTGGTTTTTTCAACCAAAATGACCAAGCGACATCCAAAGGGCAGGGTTTTACAAAAGGCGCTGAGGTTTTTGTACAGAAGAAAGCGAAAGATTGGCGCACTTCGGTCACTTATTCATTTCAGGATTCGCAAAATAAATTTGAAGGACTTCACGCCGGGCGTTATTTTACGGCAAACAGCAATATTGCGCATGCGGTAAATGTGAACCTCAATAAAAAATGGAAACAATTTTCGGCGGCTTTGGGCTGGTTTTGGCACACCGGAAAGCCCTATAGCTACATCAATGAACGCGGTATGATTGAATCCTTCAATGAAAACAACCTGCCCGTATACCATAGGATGGATGTGTCGTGCGAATACACATTTTCATCGGGCAAAATCAAGTTTAGGACCGGTTTTTCAATATATAACCTTTACAACAGGAAAAGCATTATCAGCCGTGAATATGAGCGGCAGTTTGTAAGTGTGGGCGATTTGGCGAATGAGCGTTATAAACGGAATGATTATTATTCCCTTGGTATTACACCGAATGTATTTTTCAGGATTGTCATTTAA
- a CDS encoding FecR domain-containing protein, translated as MENHETYLAEWFEDRMTDAELQQIISKEEFLYYQKIKNVLSGYHLETPGVETHFQSIKEKLQAVPENKTRVIPLWKYLSAAASVLILIAIGFYAFDDNTVATGFGQQQSVTLADHSTVRIAAKSSLSYSNLFQYSRNLCLKGEAYFEVAKGSKFTVNTSLGKVVVLGTKFNVIASGSYFEVHCDEGMVSVTSGSGTVVLKPGRSVSFYKDKFTEWNQETKSVTDESSFFKTPAEVVFGKIKNQYGIKINYPESVKNIGFTGAISHTDLNKAMQSICLPLGLKYKASRPDTIEVTNE; from the coding sequence TGGTTTGAAGACCGAATGACAGATGCCGAACTGCAACAGATCATTTCAAAGGAAGAATTCCTGTATTACCAGAAAATAAAAAATGTGTTGTCCGGTTATCATCTGGAAACCCCCGGAGTGGAAACCCATTTTCAATCGATTAAGGAAAAACTTCAGGCTGTTCCAGAAAATAAAACCCGGGTCATTCCGTTGTGGAAGTACCTTTCTGCGGCGGCGTCAGTGCTTATTCTTATTGCGATTGGTTTTTATGCGTTTGACGATAACACGGTTGCTACGGGCTTCGGACAGCAGCAAAGCGTGACGCTTGCGGACCATTCTACAGTACGGATTGCCGCAAAATCATCGTTGTCATATTCCAATTTGTTTCAGTACAGCCGCAATTTGTGCCTGAAGGGCGAAGCTTATTTTGAAGTCGCCAAAGGCAGTAAATTTACCGTGAATACATCGCTTGGAAAAGTGGTTGTTTTAGGGACAAAATTCAATGTCATTGCTTCCGGATCCTATTTTGAAGTGCATTGCGATGAAGGCATGGTCAGCGTAACTTCGGGAAGTGGTACTGTGGTTTTAAAGCCGGGGAGAAGCGTGAGTTTTTACAAAGATAAATTTACCGAATGGAACCAGGAAACTAAGTCTGTGACAGATGAAAGCAGTTTCTTCAAAACACCGGCTGAAGTGGTCTTCGGGAAAATTAAAAATCAATACGGCATTAAGATCAATTATCCGGAAAGTGTTAAAAACATCGGCTTTACAGGAGCGATTTCCCATACCGACCTCAATAAAGCGATGCAGTCAATATGCCTGCCGCTGGGTTTAAAATACAAAGCATCGCGCCCTGATACAATAGAAGTGACCAATGAATAG
- the idi gene encoding isopentenyl-diphosphate Delta-isomerase produces the protein MIEEKVILVDRNDNQIGLMPKLEAHEKALLHRAFSIFILNDNKEIMLQQRAANKYHSPLLWTNTCCSHQREGETNIEAGTRRLFDEMGFRTELKELFHFIYKAPFDNGLTEHELDHVMIGWYNGEPELNTEEAEDWKWMSVEDIKADMAKHPEIYTVWFRIIFDEFYHYLEEHTL, from the coding sequence ATGATAGAAGAAAAGGTAATTTTGGTCGATAGAAACGACAACCAGATTGGATTAATGCCCAAACTGGAAGCACATGAAAAAGCGCTGTTACATCGCGCATTCTCAATTTTTATACTCAATGACAACAAGGAAATCATGCTGCAGCAGCGCGCTGCAAACAAATACCATTCTCCATTGTTGTGGACCAACACCTGCTGCAGCCACCAGCGTGAGGGCGAAACCAATATTGAAGCAGGCACGCGCCGTTTGTTTGACGAAATGGGCTTCCGTACAGAATTAAAGGAATTATTCCATTTTATCTACAAAGCGCCTTTTGATAATGGCCTTACAGAGCATGAGCTCGACCATGTCATGATTGGATGGTACAACGGTGAACCGGAATTAAATACAGAGGAAGCCGAAGATTGGAAATGGATGTCTGTTGAAGACATCAAAGCAGATATGGCCAAACATCCTGAAATTTACACGGTTTGGTTCCGTATTATTTTTGACGAATTTTACCATTACCTCGAAGAACACACCTTGTAA
- a CDS encoding type I phosphomannose isomerase catalytic subunit → MKPSLYPMQFEPILKERIWGGRKLKTLLHKPITSEITGESWELSTVKGDISIVANGEYKGKPLTEVIASAPQEILGMGVHKRFGNEFPLLFKYLDAREDLSIQVHPNDELAKKRHNSFGKTEMWYVMQADPDSRIIVGFKGKSSPQQYLDSLKDKSIVSLLDTIKAKPGDVFFLETGTVHAIGAGLVIAEIQQTSDITYRIYDFERKDASGNPRQLHVEEALEAINYNPVDAQKHYSKITNESNTLVDCQYFTTNLIPLEGKKEIHQDGNSFRVFMCTQGNFSLATGRKKFEYKTGDTVLVPAGLTDYALEGTASVLEIYIS, encoded by the coding sequence ATGAAACCAAGCCTATATCCGATGCAATTTGAACCCATCCTGAAGGAACGGATCTGGGGGGGGCGAAAACTGAAAACATTGCTTCATAAGCCAATTACATCCGAAATTACCGGCGAAAGCTGGGAATTATCCACGGTGAAAGGCGACATCAGCATTGTTGCAAACGGTGAATACAAGGGAAAACCCTTAACCGAAGTGATTGCATCAGCACCTCAGGAAATATTGGGAATGGGAGTCCATAAACGTTTTGGTAATGAATTCCCGCTGCTTTTCAAATACCTCGATGCGCGTGAAGACTTGTCGATCCAGGTACATCCCAACGACGAATTGGCAAAGAAACGTCACAACTCTTTCGGGAAAACTGAGATGTGGTACGTGATGCAGGCCGATCCGGATTCACGGATCATTGTCGGATTTAAGGGAAAATCAAGTCCACAGCAATATCTGGACAGCCTTAAAGACAAAAGTATCGTGTCTTTGCTTGATACGATAAAGGCGAAACCCGGAGATGTATTTTTTCTGGAAACGGGAACAGTGCATGCCATCGGTGCCGGTTTGGTCATTGCCGAAATCCAGCAGACTTCAGACATCACATACCGGATTTATGACTTTGAACGCAAGGATGCCAGCGGGAACCCCCGTCAACTGCATGTTGAGGAAGCTTTGGAAGCCATTAATTACAATCCGGTGGATGCGCAAAAACATTATTCAAAAATTACGAATGAATCCAATACTTTGGTGGATTGCCAGTATTTTACGACCAATCTCATTCCGCTAGAGGGGAAGAAGGAAATACATCAGGATGGAAATTCTTTCCGGGTTTTTATGTGTACGCAAGGGAATTTCTCTTTGGCTACCGGAAGGAAAAAATTTGAATACAAGACAGGGGATACCGTGCTGGTCCCGGCAGGATTAACGGATTACGCGCTTGAAGGAACAGCTTCGGTATTGGAAATTTATATTTCTTAG
- a CDS encoding 6-pyruvoyl trahydropterin synthase family protein — MKATISRKAHFNAAHRLYRSDWSDAKNNAVFGKCNNPNFHGHNYELIVSVTGNIDPETGYVMDIKELSTMISEEVEEAFDHKNLNLDVPDFSNLNPTAENISVVIWNKLRRRITREFSLEIVLYETPRNFVTYRGE, encoded by the coding sequence ATGAAAGCAACCATTTCGAGAAAAGCCCACTTTAATGCTGCGCACCGTTTATACCGCAGCGATTGGAGCGATGCCAAAAACAATGCCGTTTTCGGTAAATGCAACAACCCGAATTTCCACGGGCACAATTATGAGCTCATCGTAAGCGTAACCGGAAATATTGATCCGGAAACCGGGTATGTTATGGATATCAAGGAATTGAGCACGATGATTTCCGAAGAAGTGGAAGAGGCTTTCGACCATAAAAACCTGAATCTTGATGTGCCTGATTTTAGTAATTTGAACCCTACAGCGGAAAATATTTCGGTGGTTATCTGGAATAAGCTCCGGCGCAGGATCACGCGTGAATTTTCTCTCGAAATCGTGTTGTATGAAACCCCACGCAATTTTGTCACGTATCGCGGCGAATAG